ATTCAGTCCATATGTCTAATGTACCATGTAATGTGATATTTCTATAGGATTCGGAATCATTACAAAAAGAAGGTGAGGGAAGAGATCGTACCAGGATCATCAAAATAGCAACCAATTCCTGTTGCAGAAATGCCAACTGCATGCGCTTCAAGGTACAACACCTGCCCGAGTACTCCAGTCTCCCAAAACAGTCGAGGATACATCCACATATTTTTATCATGCAATAAACGGTCAAAACAAGCCACCATACCAAGGCTGAAGCAGCCATGACTTGCAATTTCCTGCATGTAGATGTATTCTTTTAGGAGGAGTTGGGATATCATATACACACACCTAAAGTGCCTAACTGGTAATTCTGTTTTCAGTTAGAAACGAAATAATTCTTCAAAGTATAGGACCTAATTGGGGATTTGGGTAAAGGGGTTTTTCATTTGAGGTCAAGATATATTAGTAGCCAGAGGAACAACTCAGACTTTGAGAATTACATTCCGACATATTTGTATGACACTTATTTGTAACGTGTGACTTGCAGATTTTATTGCAAAAATAACACATTTTGGCATCATGTATGAAATAAGTTTGAAAATATTGTACAGTACCTTCAAATGCagcaaaagataaataaacattCTTCCcttaatatgctaaaataaaagaatgagCTTTTTTTATTCCTCTATCTGCAATATTCTATCAAAGTCTAAATGTTCACAATCATATGCATTGTTCAGCATCAACCTCACAATCGCTTTCATGCCATCCAGTTTTAAGCAATTCCACTTGTatatgaaaattaataaaattaccaATTACATTTTGACATACCTGATGGCACGAGAGCCTTTCAGCAAGAGTACGACAGTCAGTTCTATCAAGTTCATACAGAGGAAGATTTTCTGGGCAACCCTCTGGCTTCATCCACTTAAAGCCTGACCTCATGGATTTCTTGAGCTTATCCAAATGGTCTTCATTCCTAACCAAGAAATATAAACCTTGTGGCAACCCTTCCACCCTATGAACAAACAAAGCAGCATGGACCTCAGCATCCCATGGAAGACCCCGAAATGGCAATGCCAACGGCTTCTTCTGCTTCCCTCCATTTCGAGAACCCGAAGGAAGACAATGCAAAAGAATCTGATAAAATGTGTTTCTATCCATTGCAGTAACTCCATCCATATCAACTGCACTCCTACGCTTCCTAACAACTTCCCTAGCTGTAAAACCCTTATATGAACCTTCACTACAAATCCCACTACTCTGAAATGGATCAACCAGAAACGTATTACCTAAACTTATCTCTTTTTTAACAGCCTCTGCTGttctatatattatatccCAACAAATGTGCTCTTTACTAAGCAAATTTGGCTTTCCCTTCCACtccaatttggaaaactcagATATTGCCAAACTCAATTGCTTATAGTTCACATCAAATTCACCAGCCCCATTAGGAAAAACCACAAGAATACAATCCGGATGCTCAAATTCCATCTCGGGAAACCGCCCTTTAACAGGTCGAGAgggaatttgaaattttgggaatcTTTCAAGCCCCATTAGCTTCTCCAAATCCTCGTAACCCAATCCATCAAGAAGCTTCACATCCCAACCAAGCCCTGCTGCGGCCATGGAAACCGCAGCAATAGCGTGACCCACATCGTGATTGCAATACCGAAATGCGCGCTCTCCATATTTCCAGGCCTCGCGCCAAAAAATCGATGACAACCCAATGAGAAACGAGTCCTTGGGTAAGAAATTGGTGAAAACCCAAGATGGGACTTCAGCTCTAAGCTCCAAAGCATGCTCTTTTGGAGCGTAATGCGCTACGAAACTCGAATCAGACAACGATTCTATTGGGGGTGAAATGATATAGGCCTCAGTAGGGTGTAAATTACCACTGCTGGGATTGACTCTAAGCGACCAGGTTGAAAACCCAGTAGTTTTCCAAGCTGAGAGAGCTAAAGAATCGTAGAAAAACTGAGAAATGGTGGATTTGGATATAGGTTTTGGAGGAGGGAGATTCAGGAACAGAGAAGAATACAGAGGGTCTTGAGTGGAAGAAGAGTTTGGGTTTTGATTCTCTGTAGGGAAGTGCAGGAGAGGTAAGAGAGGAGCAGAGACGTACCTGCGGAATGGGTTGGGCTGGTTGGCCCAGTCGAGGCCATGAGGGCCTCTGGCGTATTTGGTGAAATGATGCTTGGTCTGGTTGTGGTACTTGAGGACCTGCTGCAAAAGGAGCTCCTGGTCTTCTGGGTCTCGTGGGTGTTCTGGCTCTTTAGGGTTGGAAATTGAAGAAGGTGAAGGGGATGATGGAGAAGAGGAGAAGGACATGGTGGGGATTAAAaatttgttcttcttgttggtggtggtgatgatgagGTTTGGGAATAAAGAGGTGGATGGAAGAATGTAGAAGAGTGGAGAGTTAAGAGGGAAAGAGAGCCTTGTTGAAGGAAGTGGTGGCATCTTACAgttttgatttcttctcttttttctataGAAAAATGGTCCTAATTCTTCTTCTAGGACCCTCCCTCCTCTTACTTTGGAAAGTGGATGGCCAtcattttcttgctttttgttgttttgtctatttctttttctgttttggcttattttcaaaaaaaaaaaaaaccaaacaaacacacaGAGACACCTGGTCTCATATTCTCATaccttcttattttttatttaatttttttcctttttctttgggtacaatatttattttttctttgaggaCTTTTTAAGATTTTTAATCCATCTTGATGAGAAATTATTGAGTGGTATCATTACGTATCTAATAAATTTCTGACATATaatcaattattaattagcattatttataaatttaattacagTTAACATGGTGATACGCACTAACATGTCAATCATATTACAATAACATTGTATAATTTCGTCCCCATGCAACGGAGACAAGCTGAGAAGAAGATAGAAATATTTTTGGGTCAATTATATTGCAAGTTGTTGTTATATTGATATCCGTAGTTTTTGGTATATCAAATTATAcaaatcttttaaaataattatgtgTTATTCTTATTTCACTTACATGTGTGACATGTTCTTGTATTTACacacttcttcttctactgAAAACAGTATATgtttaatactttttactaATTTTTCATAAACTAAAATTGTGCGAGTCTTGTATATTGCAAATATTTCTAGactaaaaaaaaggaaataaatccaCACGATCTATAAATCTATACATCCTCGATAAAAaagagattttaaaaaatttatatgaaattttgaaaaactgaaaaaattaaaaattaaaaattaaaaaaaaaaaaggggaagcTTCTAATCCTTAAACTGAGTTGAAAGGGTACCCAAAGATTATATACAAACAGGGAAAACTCCTTTTATTTTGGTCAAGTAAATCTACACCATAAGTATCAAGTGAAAACACGGCCTAGCGATTGATGTGTATGGCATCAAAAATTCATACTTGTGTATGACCTTGGACTCAATAACCTATTTTGTCTTCAAATTCATGTTGTTGACAGAAAAACGATTCATGATCATCCCTAAATTGAAGATAAAACACAAGTATGAATGAATATATCGAGGCCAAAGTCGGTTTGCAGAAAAATTGTCAGTGCAGGCACTTGCCTCCACTTCTATACCTATGAAGGTTTCAAGTTGCGATGAAATCTTGTGTTGAAATGGGGCTAAGTTGTTTGATAAAATGACTCAAAGAAGGCTGCGGGACAAAGGGGCAAAGGAATTGACTTATGCTTCAGTTGGGCTTGACCAGTTGGTTTTTTAAGATAGAATGATGTTATTTTGGGCCtgtttactaaaaaaaatattaagaaaagacTCCAACTATTTTTTAATGGGAAAAATTCTTCATGATAAACAATTGCTCTgttcatgtttttcttcttgttctttccGCTCACTATTCCCATTCTCTCTTTATGCCTTGCAATAGACAAGAGAAATTAGGTACAAAGTGTAAATTTTGTGTTTCATACTATTTGTGTATggatatgtttatatttatctTCATTATCATTCACTTGATATTAGTGTTTTCTTGCTCCGAATATGGAAAATTTATGATTCCATGCCTCCACAACACCACCCCCATGAGACACAAATCCACATAGATGTTGGCATGCTCTTCAAGACATAGATGTTCATCCTTGTCTTGTTTTGTGAAGTAAACTTTCTAGCAAGAATTGCACATAAGCTGCCAATCATAACCTCTTTTTTTCATCTGCTCTCACCACGAGACAcaaattcattatttttataaaattcctTATCACAAAGATAGTAGTGATATAGTTTACGGTATGTGTGCTTTAATTCCACGTTTTCTTCATTAAATTAAGGCATACATACATTGAACTATACTAATACAATCTTTGTAGCaggaatttgaaaaaaataaaagaatttgtgTTTCATAGTGAgagtaaacaaaaagaagagtaTAAAGGATAGCTTATGTGTAATTcctaatatataaaaaatttaaacaaaacaagaataaCATCCACGTCATGGCGAGCGTGGATCTTGTCATTGGATTAAGGGCTGATCTGGCCTACATAGAAAGGGTAGGCTGGCCCTTTCGCATTGGTAGTGGGCTTAAAGAAGCAGAGAACCTGATGGGCCAAAGTTAGAACTTGGCCCACAATATATAAAAGGCTCAGTGCTGTTTTGTTGAAGTGCGTGATGCACCGGTACCGCGCATTTTAACAGAATGTTCGGTACACGTCAGAAAAATACGCCTCGAAGTGCGTGGGGTCAGTTTCTACTTTTTTgggatttgtttgtttgtctgTCGAAGGGATTGATTGGCATGTGTGTGACTCGGCAAATCACCATGTTTTTTTATTCACGTTGTCACTGATCAATCTCAATCATCATtctatctttctctctccttatatttttcatcCATTATTGTTTCTGATTTTCAGACCGTTCAAAATAGACATTGATAGAATTTATACGACATGATAAaagttgatattttatctttaaCAGTTGAATTGCTCTTATCTTCATCTCAACCCTTAGATCGAATTCTCTTATCTTCATCTCACCTTTTTAATTCTCAAATCAGATATCATtcatttcctataaatatcAAACCTATCTCTATCTTCACGAGACACATTACTGTTTTCCCACTGTTTGTATTTCAGGTCATTGGCAGCTGAAATCACTGGTGGTGTTGTTTccgtttctttttctcttcctgttgattttctctctgctttgatcattttcaagtttttctcagTAAACCCACTCACTTCTTCTCAGCCTCTCTATCTCTCGGTCTCTGCTACTTGTTATCACCTTCAATTCTCGCTCGAGGTACAGAGACCACTCTGATTTCTCAGCCACAAAACGATTATAAGTACATGGTTTTTGCGACTTAGAGAAATcaaatgttttcttcttctctagtTTCAGCAATGTCAATAATTGGGCGCAGAGGAATTCATTTCTTGCATAAACTCAATGCTGAAAATGTTCCCGGTGCTTTGATAGAGAACGGTCAAAGCCGACTTATAGATGcttctctcactctcattcGTGAGAGCGCAAAGCTCAGGGTACCTATTTTCCTTGTTCGGTTGTGTTTAATTTTCGATTTATGTGGATTTTTGGACATGGAATTGGTTTTGGTGAAAtgggttcttttttttttctgtgtaGGGAGAGCTTGTGCGTGCTTTAGGAGGCGCTGTAGCATCCACTTCTCTTTTGGGTGTTCCTCTTGGACATAACTCGTCGTTTCTTCAAGGGCCTGCTTTTGCTCCTCCTCGGATTAGAGAGGCAATCTGGTGTGGTAGTACCAACTCAACAACTGAAGAAGGTATGTAATCATCTAAAAACTATTAAATCTTTCTTTGGTTCTCAACAaacattcaatttttttttatttgatcaaGATAAGtcggttttttattattatttaaaattatccCACAACCCAACAAGTGTTGTCACTTGAAATATAACATTGGTGGTAATTCAGTTCCTCATCTTCTCAATCGTTTTATTAGCAGTTTATGTTATTAGTGAAACCTCTTAGAATTATCATCTATACATGTGTGTGCTCAGGTTGTTTAATGGGCACCTTTTATATTCATGAAAGATTTGCAATTTAGTGAATTGCTTGTTGTTGATGActtcttctttcattttttcaaaatttcatgtcATGGTGCATGAATTGAAGTCACTGAAACATGATGCTGGCAATGCAGGGAAAGAACTAAGAGACCCAAGGGTGCTAACTGATGTTGGTGATATTCCTGTCCAAGAAATTCGAGATTGTGGAGTCGAAGATGACAGACTGATGAATGTCGTAAGTGAGTCTGTCAAGCTAGTGATGGAACAGGTAGGTTGAAATTTCTAGAAGCTTCCAATTTAAAACTAATACAATGATTTATTTTGGGGGGAAAACATGCCATTTTAGAAGATTTCAGTGGAAAAACTAATTCTGTTGTTCTGTTTCCAAAACTGTCCTTGTTCTGTTGGTAGAATAACTTGGGGCACTGTTAAATGACTTGGTACAATTAAAGTCATGCCCAGTTCACTGAAAACTGGAGGAAGTTCTCCTTTTTAATCACTTATCTGCTGCAGGCTTATGATTATATCTCACCGGTTATGCACTTCTCTGTTTTGGTAGAGATAAAATGCTTAGCTGGCTTGATAACTCTGAGACCAGCTTTTGCCATTTGATtatgttattttctaaaagttgaatttttttacctCAATTCACCAATTGTTGATAGATCCATattgtttttccttgtttATATATTGTTACTGGGACTTGATGTGTTTCAAAAGCTTTAGTTTATTATGCTGAAATGAGTTTGAGCAGCAATTAGTTGAACTACAATATGTTCTATTCATTTGCACATGACATGTAGTCATATTCCTTTCATAACCTTGAAATTTTTATCAGTATGACACAATTGCTTGTAATATTCTTATACTTTGAAACTCAGCATTTTTAGAAGTATACTTTGAAGCTGAGCTGGTACAATTCCTATTTTAAATTCTTAGATGTCGAGAAACCAGCCTGCAGTATGTACTATGATGCCATTTTCAGTCTTCAGATCCTATATTT
Above is a window of Prunus persica cultivar Lovell chromosome G2, Prunus_persica_NCBIv2, whole genome shotgun sequence DNA encoding:
- the LOC18787711 gene encoding uncharacterized protein LOC18787711, with the protein product MPPLPSTRLSFPLNSPLFYILPSTSLFPNLIITTTNKKNKFLIPTMSFSSSPSSPSPSSISNPKEPEHPRDPEDQELLLQQVLKYHNQTKHHFTKYARGPHGLDWANQPNPFRRYVSAPLLPLLHFPTENQNPNSSSTQDPLYSSLFLNLPPPKPISKSTISQFFYDSLALSAWKTTGFSTWSLRVNPSSGNLHPTEAYIISPPIESLSDSSFVAHYAPKEHALELRAEVPSWVFTNFLPKDSFLIGLSSIFWREAWKYGERAFRYCNHDVGHAIAAVSMAAAGLGWDVKLLDGLGYEDLEKLMGLERFPKFQIPSRPVKGRFPEMEFEHPDCILVVFPNGAGEFDVNYKQLSLAISEFSKLEWKGKPNLLSKEHICWDIIYRTAEAVKKEISLGNTFLVDPFQSSGICSEGSYKGFTAREVVRKRRSAVDMDGVTAMDRNTFYQILLHCLPSGSRNGGKQKKPLALPFRGLPWDAEVHAALFVHRVEGLPQGLYFLVRNEDHLDKLKKSMRSGFKWMKPEGCPENLPLYELDRTDCRTLAERLSCHQEIASHGCFSLGMVACFDRLLHDKNMWMYPRLFWETGVLGQVLYLEAHAVGISATGIGCYFDDPVHELLGLKGSNFQSLYHFTVGGPVVDKRIMSLPAYPGPDVDA